The proteins below are encoded in one region of Ricinus communis isolate WT05 ecotype wild-type chromosome 6, ASM1957865v1, whole genome shotgun sequence:
- the LOC8282976 gene encoding feruloyl CoA ortho-hydroxylase F6H1-3 isoform X2, whose amino-acid sequence MAPTLAESAPHSSFDLNDFVINKGNGVKGLSDLGLKSLPRQYIQPQEALINIIPQDSIPVIDMSNFDNDPKIAESICDAAEQFGFFQLVNHGVPLEVLDGVKDATHRFFGLPAEEKRKFSKELSSTNNVRFGTSFSPDSEKALEWKDYLSLFYVSEDEASALWPSACKDECLEYIKRSEVLCRKLMTSLMERLNVKEIDETKESLLMGSKRINLNYYPRCPNPQLTIGVGRHSDVSSLTFLLQDEIGGLYVRVNEGKGEEDGWVHVPPVEGSLVINVGDALQILSNGRYKSVEHCVIASGSKNRISIPIFVNPKPSDVIGPLPEILATGEKPKYKNFLYSDYVKHFFRKAHDGKKTVAFAEI is encoded by the exons ATGGCTCCAACACTTGCAGAATCAGCCCCTCATTCCTCCTTTGATCTGAATGATTTTGTCATAAACAAAGGAAATGGAGTAAAGGGTCTTTCTGATTTAGGCCTAAAAAGCCTTCCTCGACAATATATCCAACCCCAAGAGGCTTTGATCAACATCATCCCGCAAGATTCCATACCTGTTATTGATATGTCTAACTTTGATAATGACCCAAAAATTGCAGAATCAATCTGTGATGCTGCTGAGCAGTTTGGTTTCTTTCAGCTTGTTAATCACGGTGTTCCTCTCGAGGTTCTTGATGGTGTTAAGGATGCAACTCATCGTTTCTTTGGGTTACCAGCAGAGGAGAAGAGGAAATTCTCCAAGGAGCTTTCTTCTACCAACAATGTTCGATTTGGCACCAGCTTCAGTCCTGATTCAGAGAAAGCTCTTGAATGGAAGGATTATCTTAGTCTCTTTTATGTCTCCGAGGATGAGGCTTCTGCATTGTGGCCTTCTGCTTGcaa gGATGAATGCCTGGAATACATTAAGAGATCCGAAGTTCTTTGCAGAAAGCTAATGACATCACTGATGGAGAGATTGAACGTGAAGGAAATAGACGAAACTAAAGAATCTCTGCTAATGGGATCAAAGAGGATTAATCTTAACTACTACCCAAGATGTCCAAACCCTCAACTAACAATTGGGGTTGGGCGTCACTCGGATGTCTCCTCACTCACATTTCTCCTCCAAGACGAAATCGGAGGGCTTTACGTGCGAGTGAACGAAGGAAAGGGAGAAGAAGATGGATGGGTTCATGTGCCGCCAGTTGAAGGATCGCTAGTGATAAATGTGGGAGACGCATTACAAATACTGAGCAATGGACGATACAAGAGTGTGGAGCATTGTGTGATTGCCAGCGGAAGTAAGAACAGGATTTCTATCCCAATTTTCGTTAATCCAAAGCCAAGTGATGTGATAGGTCCATTGCCTGAAATTCTTGCAACCGGAGAGAAACCGAAATATAAGAACTTTCTCTACTCAGATTATGTCAAGCATTTCTTCAGGAAGGCTCATGATGGCAAGAAGACTGTTGCATTTGCTGagatatga
- the LOC8282976 gene encoding feruloyl CoA ortho-hydroxylase F6H1-3 isoform X1, with translation MAPTLAESAPHSSFDLNDFVINKGNGVKGLSDLGLKSLPRQYIQPQEALINIIPQDSIPVIDMSNFDNDPKIAESICDAAEQFGFFQLVNHGVPLEVLDGVKDATHRFFGLPAEEKRKFSKELSSTNNVRFGTSFSPDSEKALEWKDYLSLFYVSEDEASALWPSACKDECLEYIKRSEVLCRKLMTSLMERLNVKEIDETKESLLMGSKRINLNYYPRCPNPQLTIGVGRHSDVSSLTFLLQDEIGGLYVRVNEGKGEEDGWVHVPPVEGSLVINVGDALQILSNGRYKSVEHCVIASGSKNRISIPIFVNPKPSDVIGPLPEILATGEKPKYKNFLYSDYVKHFFRKAHDGKKTVAFAEI, from the exons ATGGCTCCAACACTTGCAGAATCAGCCCCTCATTCCTCCTTTGATCTGAATGATTTTGTCATAAACAAAGGAAATGGAGTAAAGGGTCTTTCTGATTTAGGCCTAAAAAGCCTTCCTCGACAATATATCCAACCCCAAGAGGCTTTGATCAACATCATCCCGCAAGATTCCATACCTGTTATTGATATGTCTAACTTTGATAATGACCCAAAAATTGCAGAATCAATCTGTGATGCTGCTGAGCAGTTTGGTTTCTTTCAGCTTGTTAATCACGGTGTTCCTCTCGAGGTTCTTGATGGTGTTAAGGATGCAACTCATCGTTTCTTTGGGTTACCAGCAGAGGAGAAGAGGAAATTCTCCAAGGAGCTTTCTTCTACCAACAATGTTCGATTTGGCACCAGCTTCAGTCCTGATTCAGAGAAAGCTCTTGAATGGAAGGATTATCTTAGTCTCTTTTATGTCTCCGAGGATGAGGCTTCTGCATTGTGGCCTTCTGCTTGcaa gGATGAATGCCTGGAATACATTAAGAGATCCGAAGTTCTTTGCAGAAAGCTAATGACATCACTGATGGAGAGATTGAACGTGAAGGAAATAGACGAAACTAAAGAATCTCTGCTAATGGGATCAAAGAGGATTAATCTTAACTACTACCCAAGATGTCCAAACCCTCAACTAACAATTGGGGTTGGGCGTCACTCGGATGTCTCCTCACTCACATTTCTCCTCCAAGACGAAATCGGAGGGCTTTACGTGCGAGTGAACGAAGGAAAGGGAGAAGAAGATGGATGGGTTCATGTGCCGCCAGTTGAAGGATCGCTAGTGATAAATGTGGGAGACGCATTACAAATACTGAGCAATGGACGATACAAGAGTGTGGAGCATTGTGTGATTGCCAGCGGAAGTAAGAACAGGATTTCTATCCCAATTTTCGTTAATCCAAAGCCAAGTGATGTGATAGGTCCATTGCCTGAAATTCTTGCAACCGGAGAGAAACCGAAATATAAGAACTTTCTCTACTCAGATTATGTCAAGCATTTCTTCAGGAAGGCTCATGATGGCAAGAAGACTGTTGCATTTGCTGagat ATGA
- the LOC8282977 gene encoding feruloyl CoA ortho-hydroxylase F6H1-3 has translation MAPTLAEPTPVSSFDLNDFVINKGNGVKGLSNLGLKSLPRQYIQPQEALINIIPQDSIPVIDMSNFDSDPEIAESICDAAEKFGFFQLVNHDVPVEVLDGVKDATHRFFGLPAEEKRKFSKEHSSTNNVRFGTSFSPDAEKALEWKDYLSLFYVSEDEASALWPSACKDECLEYMKRSEVLCRKLMTALMERLNVKEIDETKESLLMGSKRINLNYYPRCPNPQLTLGVGRHSDVSSLTFLLQDEIGGLYVRVNEGKGEEDGWVHVPPVEGSLVINVGDALQILSNGRYKSVEHCVIASGSKNRISIPIFVNPKPSDVIGPLPEILATGEKPKYKNFLYSDYVKHFFRKAHDGKKTVAFAEI, from the exons ATGGCTCCAACACTTGCAGAACCGACCCCCGTTTCCTCCTTTGATCTGAATGATTTTGTCATAAACAAAGGAAATGGAGTAAAGGGTCTTTCTAATTTAGGCCTAAAAAGCCTTCCTAGACAATATATCCAGCCTCAAGAAGCTTTGATCAATATCATCCCACAAGATTCCATACCTGTTATTGATATGTCTAACTTTGATAGTGACCCAGAAATTGCAGAATCAATCTGTGATGCTGCGGAGAAGTTTGGGTTCTTTCAGCTTGTTAATCATGATGTTCCTGTAGAAGTTCTTGATGGTGTTAAGGATGCAACTCATCGTTTCTTTGGGTTACCAGCAGAGGAGAAGAGGAAATTCTCCAAGGAGCATTCTTCTACCAACAATGTTCGATTTGGCACCAGCTTCAGTCCTGATGCAGAGAAAGCTCTTGAATGGAAGGATTATCTTAGTCTCTTTTATGTCTCCGAGGATGAGGCTTCTGCATTGTGGCCTTCTGCTTGCAA gGATGAATGCCTGGAATACATGAAGAGATCCGAAGTTCTTTGCAGAAAGCTAATGACAGCACTAATGGAGAGATTGAACGTGAAGGAAATAGACGAAACTAAAGAATCTCTGCTAATGGGATCAAAGAGGATTAATCTTAACTACTACCCAAGATGTCCAAACCCTCAACTAACACTTGGGGTTGGGCGTCACTCGGATGTCTCCTCACTCACATTTCTCCTCCAAGACGAAATCGGAGGGCTTTACGTGCGAGTGAACGAAGGAAAGGGAGAAGAAGATGGATGGGTTCATGTGCCGCCAGTTGAAGGATCGCTAGTGATAAATGTGGGAGACGCATTACAAATACTGAGCAATGGACGATACAAGAGTGTGGAGCATTGTGTGATTGCCAGCGGAAGTAAGAACAGGATTTCTATCCCAATTTTCGTTAATCCAAAGCCAAGTGATGTGATAGGTCCATTGCCTGAAATTCTTGCAACCGGAGAGAAACCGAAATATAAGAACTTTCTCTACTCAGATTATGTCAAGCATTTCTTCAGGAAGGCTCATGATGGCAAGAAGACTGTTGCATTTGCTGAGATATGA